Proteins from one Molothrus ater isolate BHLD 08-10-18 breed brown headed cowbird unplaced genomic scaffold, BPBGC_Mater_1.1 matUn_MA706, whole genome shotgun sequence genomic window:
- the LOC118693241 gene encoding basic proline-rich protein-like: protein RHPPPPRPRAPRPRPRPPPLPPPRPPPRPTPTPIPAPATPTPPRPRRPRPPGPQAPPPLSPPPLAPPPESRSRLPESPRRPKAPPPPRPRPPRPPSWSRPGASGAALPPPPPHPPPPPPPPLPPPPPAPPPLPPHPPPPLPPPLPPLLPPPPPLPPPPPPPPPRPRPRPRPSPPLPPPRPSPPPPQAPPPPPPPRPRPPRQRPRPPRPRPRCLRPPRPRPLLQRPRPPPLRPRPLRPRPCCHSNPRPWAGPRLCPAHPARCCHSRRAGGVACALRPALPALCSHWPRPGGAWPGGGGGPFPLLAARSPGSASFQRAATPFLATPTRGGWSTRSPSSPFLRGGVGGGAWPRLGGGGSCLHRFHGNLGGAGLGCSARLGGGACMHRFHGNMGVASVAAANRVSPCGHRGCCYHGRGGASLGGGGATPRSPSPFAMTPSMAARMAQYSQYGTSSSQYGSASSQYSPASSQYSPASSQYSPASSQYGSSGSQLSSAVASQYSQYSQYAQLASQYSQYSQYGSADASSQYGAGDASQYAQYAASAAQYAAAAAAASANSSAGGGASEASQYAAAAGTQYGTGGGAQSAAGGAGGGGAAAGGGGATWAGEGGHAGRVGGERGRGELGQLGLARSVGRKPGGFGPKILGGLDPDRGPRAVVWGLRMEIWGGF from the coding sequence GTCCCCAAGCTCCGCCCCCGCTGTCGCCGCCGCcgctggccccgcccccggAGTCCCGGAGCCGCCTCCCGGAGTCCCCGCGGCGCCCGAAGGCTCCGCCCCCGCCGAGGCCACGCCCCCCGCGGCCGCCGTCGTGGTCGCGCCCCGGCGCAAGCGGCGCcgctcttcctcctcctcctcctcatcctcctcctcctcctcctcctcctcttcctcctcctcctccagctcctcctcctcttcctcctcatcctcctcctcctcttcctcctcctcttcctcctcttcttcctcctcctcctcctcttcctcctcctcctcctcctcctcctccgagGCCCCGCCCGAGGCCCCGCCCCAGcccgcccctccccccaccGCGGCCGAGCCCGCCCCCCCcgcaggccccgccccctccgccACCACCCCGGCCACGCCCACCGCGGCAACGGCCACGCCCACCCCGGCCACGCCCTCGGTGTCTGCGGCCCCCGCGGCCACGCCCACTTCTACAGCGGCCACGCCCACCACCGCTGCGGCCACGCCCGCTGCGGCCACGCCCTTGCTGTCACTCAAACCCGCGGCCATGGGCGGGGCCTCGGCTTTGCCCCGCCCACCCGGCTCGCTGCTGTCACTCACGCCGGGCGGGGGGCGTGGCCTGCGCCCTTCGCCCCGCCCTCCCGGCTCTTTGCTCTCATTGGCCACGGCCGGGAGGGGCGTggccgggcgggggcggcggcccCTTCCCCCTATTGGCTGCCCGCAGCCCAGGCTCCGCCTCCTTCCAGCGGGCGGCCACGCCCTTTTTGGCCACGCCCACGCGCGGGGGGTGGAGCACCcgctccccctcctcccccttcctGCGGGGGGGCGTGGGCGGGGGGGCGTGGCCTCGGCTGGGCGGGGGCGGTTCCTGCCTGCACCGTTTCCACGGCAACCTCGGAGGGGCGGGGCTCGGCTGCTCCGCCCGCTTGGGGGGCGGGGCTTGCATGCACCGTTTCCACGGCAACATGGGCGTGGCCTCGGTGGCGGCGGCCAATCGGGTGAGCCCCTGCGGCCACCGCGGCTGCTGCTACCACGGCAGGGGCGGGGCCTCGctgggagggggcggggccacGCCCAGAAGCCCCTCCCCTTTCGCCATGACGCCCAGCATGGCCGCCCGCATGGCCCAGTACTCCCAGTAcggcaccagcagctcccagtacGGCTCCGCCTCCTCCCAGTACAGCCCCGCCTCCTCCCAGTATAGCCCCGCCTCCTCCCAGTACAGCCCCGCCTCCTCCCAGTACGGCTCCAGCGGCTCCCAGCTGAGCTCGGCCGTGGCCTCCCAGTACTCCCAGTACTCCCAGTACGCCCAGCTGGCCTCCCAGTACTCCCAGTACTCCCAGTACGGCAGCGCCGACGCCTCCTCCCAGTACGGGGCGGGCGACGCCTCCCAGTACGCCCAGTACGCCGCCAGCGCCGCCCAGTacgcggcggcggccgcggcggcctCAGCCAATAGCagcgcggggggcggggccagcgAGGCCTCCCAGTACGCGGCCGCCGCCGGGACCCAGTACGGGACTGGGGGCGGGGCCCAGAGCGCGGCGGGAGGggcgggagggggcggggccgcggcgggagggggcggggccacgtgggcgggggagggggggcACGCAGGAAGGGTGGGCGGGGAGCGGGGGAGGGGTGAGCTGGGGCAACTGGGTCTCGCCCGCTCAGTAGGGAGGAAACCGGGGGGGTTTGGACCCAaaattttggggggtttggacCCAGACCGGGGGCCCCGCGCGGTGGTTTGGGGGCTCAGGATGGAAATTTGgggaggtttttaa